The region AGAAGTATGACTCTGGAGCAGAAACGACACGGCTTTTAATGTATGACAATGATGATTAACTGATGGACATTAAAAGAATCGGTGAAACGGCCAATCTACAGGATGCAAGAACAAATATGCTAATGACCTCTAAGGGAAGCAGAGTAGTTCGCTAAGATGAATGCTGTATAAAACAGAATGTGGGTTACTCTTGGCATACCATTAATTTTAAATTATTTATATTTGTTTTAAGAGTTATTTTTGATTTTACAATTTTGATTTTTTTAATAGGGTGTTAATGAAATCATCTGAATTGATTCTATATATTAAAGAAAATATTAAGAATTATCCTATTGAATATTTAAAAAAGAAAGCTCAAGACGATAGATATCCTGATAGTATTAGAAAAAGATTAGCTATTTATAATTCTTCTATTTATGATGAAATCTAAAAAAGAGATTGAAGAAGATTTTGAGATAAAAAAATTCTTTAGTTAAAAAAATAGAAGAGGATGTAAATTATTATTTTAGTATTTATAATCCATATGATGATGAAAATAGGTATTTTACGATAAATTTGTCTTTTTATCTTTCTTTAATTGGAAAAAGCAGGATTAACTTTCGGACTTTTCTAATTTACTTATTTTTATTAATTTTTTATTCATTTTTTATTCATTTAATTTTATTTCCATATTCTCTTTTTTAAGCTTGTTCCAAATTTTTATAATGGTTTTTGCAGTAAATTCTATTTCTTTTTTTGTATGGGTAGCTATTACAGTTAATCTTAATCTGCTTTCACCTTTAGGAACTGATGGCGGTCTAATGGCTGAAACTAAAATTCCTTCTTTTTCTAATTCTTTAGAGAATTTATTTGTTAAATCTGTTGGACCTATAATAATTGGTATTATTGGGGTTTCTCCATCTACTACTGTTAATCCTCCATTATTAAGGAGCTTTCTCATGAGTTTTGTATTTTCATTTAGATCATTCAAATATCTTTTACTATTTTCTTTTAATAATTTTAAAGCAGTGTTTGCACTGGCTATTGTAGATGGAGAAAGTGCTGTAGAAAATATAAATGGCCTTGATTTGTTTATGAGGTAATCTATATAAAATTGTTTTCCAGTTACGAATCCTCCTTCTGATGCAAGAGCTTTACTTAATGTGCCTATTTGTAAATCCACATATTTACTTAAATCTTTTCCAGTTTTATCTTTGAAGTATTCGACTGTTCCTTTTCCGTTTTTTCCAATAACTCCAGTTGCATGTGCATCATCAATGATTAGGCAACAATCGTATTTATTAGCTATTTCTACAAGTTCTGGAAGTGGAGCAATATCTCCATCCATACTAAATACTCCATCTGTTACAATAAAAAGGTTAAGTTCTTTATTGGATTTGAGCTCATCTAAGATAAGGTTCTCTAAATCTACCGTATCTTTATGTTTATATACTTTAACTTTAGCTTTAGAGATTTTAGTTCCATCAATTATGCTTGCATGATTTAATTGATCACTAAATATTATGTCATTTTCTTTTGCAAGAGCATAAATTACTCCTAAATTGGCCATATATCCTGTATTAAAAATAAGTGCTGATTCAGTAGATTTAAATTCAGAGATATTTTTTTCAAGTTCCCTTATCCCAAAAGAAGCTCCAGTTGTTAATCTTGAACCTGTTGAGCCAGTTCCATAATCATTAGCCTCTTTAGATGCTTCTATTACATCGGGGTGGTGTGTTAATCCTAAATAATTATTAGTTCCAAAAACGAGGTATTCCATACCATCCTTATTCATAGCTTTTGTAGGATTAATAAATCTCAAATCATCAATAGTTCTATTTAAATTATGGTTTTTAAGTTCATATAACTCTTCTTTTAATTTATTTTCAAGATTTTGGTTCATAATATCATCAATTTACTTATGGCTCTATGCTATTGGTGCAACTTATCCTTCAGCTACAATCTACTATTCGATTAAAACCATTTGCTTTTCTAGATAATTTATTAAATCATCTAATGTATATTCATAGTTCAATTGATTTCTATCAACAAAGAATATTCTTCCACCTACTGCTTTTCCTTCATCCTTTAAAATTGGAATACGTTCATAATTATCTTTTGTTCCAACATATCCTATTACATAACTTGGATCATCTGACCAACATAATTCAGCAACAATTCCTTTACAACTAGCTATTTTAGATGCAAGGATTAATGCTTCTTCAAGGTGCAGGCCTTCTCTACCATCTTTTTTTAGTGATTCTTTATACTTTGTGATATCTGCACTAGCTATTCCAGTTACCCGAACTCCTTTAATTCCCTTATTATCTATTCGCTCTCCGCTATCCTTATCAAAAAGCATTGCACCATGAATGCTGTCTTCAAGATTTAAAAGAGTTTGAATGGCTTTTTTAGCAGATTCTTCACTAACTGTATTTTCTTTCAGTAATTCTTTTGCTAAAGATAATCCTTCTTCTTTTGAATTAATATGGTGCTGATTGATATTTAGCCTTTTTTTATAAATTATCTCTTCTTCATCGATTTCTTCTATTTTGAAGTTTATAAAATCTGGCTTTCCTCTTTCATGAGTGATTGCTCTTCTATAAATATTGATTAATTCTTTTTCAACTTCGTCTTCTCTTAAAATACGCTCTGCCCCTGATATGTGCTTTCCACCTTCTTCATGAGGCCCACCTTTTGAGCATCGCATTTTTATACTGTACATCATAATCTTGCCTATTTTCAATTGAATTATGTAATAATTTTTTTTTGATTGATTATTTTTTTAGTTTTTCACGATAGACTATTTGTTTTTTATGATTATTAATTTTTAATAAGAATTTTTCAGAATTTTCCAATAGAATTTTTTACTCAAAATTTTCATTTAACTTAATTAATTTAAGACATATTTTAACCGGTATTTCGCTAAGTAGATTATATTTTAATTATATATGTCTATGTTTAAATTGAATTATTTTTTTAATCTTAAGTTCTTCAATAATACTATCTACATATAAAGATATAAATCTTCAACTTTAGTAAAATTTTATAAAAAATAGTTTTAAAAATAGGATAAAATGAAAAAAATAGATAAATAAGATAAAAAAGAAAAAAAAGAACGATTTCCCTAACTTTTGGAGAGAATTTTAATCAAGGTTTTTACTTATCTAATTATGGTAAAAAATTTTTAATCAAGGTTTTTATCAATAGGATTTTAGTAAAAAAAAATTTTGGTCAAGGTTTTTAGCCGAAGGCTAAAAAGCTTGGTTTAGGGATTATTAATAGCATCCTTTACTTTGTCAAACAATCCTTTTTTATAGACTTTTATTTCGTCTCCACTGATTTCCCCAAATTTGACTAAGAGTTTTTTCTGTTCTTTACTAAGTTTTTGAGGAACAACTACAATAATATTTACATAAAGATTACCTTTGCCACCACGTCTCATATGAGGCATACCTTGCTCTCTTAATCTAAATGTAGTTTCGCTTTGGGTTCCTGGAGGGATTTTAAGTTCAACTTCCCCATTAATAGTTGGAATATCTACAGTATCTCCTAAACTTGCTTGGACGAAACTGATTTGTTTTTCATAGTAGAGATTTGCACCATCTCTTTCAAAGTATTCATGTCTTTTAATGTAAATTTCTACATAAAGATCTCCAGCTCCACCACCAACATCTCCAACATTACCTTCACCAGATACTCTTAAACGGTTTCCATTTTCAACACCTGCAGGGATTTTGATGTTAAGGGTTTTACTTTCTTTAACAGTTCCTCTACCTTTACAGTTATGGCATGGTTCTTTAATGATTTTACCAGTACCATTACATTCTCCACATTGAACTATATTCATAACTTGCCCAAATAAACTTTGTCTAATTTGTTTTCTTTGACCTGTACCTCCACAAGCTGGACAAGTTTCCACTTCACTTCCAGGCTCTGCTTTAGAACCATTACAGGTAGGGCAGAATACGTCATGTCTAATTGTAACTTCCTTCTCAGCACCATTTGCAGCTTCTTCTAAAGTTATTTGGATTTCAGTGTAAATATCACTGCCTCTTCTTGGGCCTGATCTTCTTGATCTAGATCTACCAGTTCCAAATCCGAATAAATCAAAGATATCTTCTATTCCACCTCCTCCAAATCCTTGGAATATGTCTTCAAAGTTTACATTTCTAAAGATGTCTTCATTAGAGAAGCCTTCCATACCTGCATGACCAAATTGATCATACCTTTGTCTTTTTTCGTCATCAGATAAAACTGCATAAGCTTCACTGATTTCTTTGAATTTTTCAGTAGCTTCTTCTTTTTTATCTTCATTAACAACATCTGGATGGTATTTTCTAGCTAATTTACGATAAGCCTTTTTAATTTCTTTCTCATCAGCAGTTTTGTCTACTCCGAGAACTTCATAATAGTCACGCTTCTCTGCCATTTAGTCACCTTATAAGAATTAATTGATAATTGAATATTTAATCATTTTTTTAATATTAATTTTAATAATTTTTTTTTAATATTAATTTTAAAAATAGCTTTTTACTATTAATTAAAATTTAATTAAATTATCTCAACTATTAAGTTATAATTTAATTAAATTTTAGCTAATATTTTATAAAATAAAACTTTATTACTAAAAGTAATATTAGTTACTATTAATATTTATAGTTAATTTTTTTAACTAATTATATTTTTAAACTTCTTAATTATATTTTTAAACTTTTAGTTTTAATTTTCAAATTTAATAAAAAGAATTCTTTATAGAGATTAAAAGATTATGAGGTGGCTAAGATAATTTAATGAGATCTCTAACAGAATTCATTTTATCTAATTTTAAAGTTTTTGAGAGCTTGTTTTTAAAATGT is a window of Methanobrevibacter olleyae DNA encoding:
- the bioF gene encoding 8-amino-7-oxononanoate synthase, with the translated sequence MNQNLENKLKEELYELKNHNLNRTIDDLRFINPTKAMNKDGMEYLVFGTNNYLGLTHHPDVIEASKEANDYGTGSTGSRLTTGASFGIRELEKNISEFKSTESALIFNTGYMANLGVIYALAKENDIIFSDQLNHASIIDGTKISKAKVKVYKHKDTVDLENLILDELKSNKELNLFIVTDGVFSMDGDIAPLPELVEIANKYDCCLIIDDAHATGVIGKNGKGTVEYFKDKTGKDLSKYVDLQIGTLSKALASEGGFVTGKQFYIDYLINKSRPFIFSTALSPSTIASANTALKLLKENSKRYLNDLNENTKLMRKLLNNGGLTVVDGETPIIPIIIGPTDLTNKFSKELEKEGILVSAIRPPSVPKGESRLRLTVIATHTKKEIEFTAKTIIKIWNKLKKENMEIKLNE
- a CDS encoding 6-carboxyhexanoate--CoA ligase, which encodes MMYSIKMRCSKGGPHEEGGKHISGAERILREDEVEKELINIYRRAITHERGKPDFINFKIEEIDEEEIIYKKRLNINQHHINSKEEGLSLAKELLKENTVSEESAKKAIQTLLNLEDSIHGAMLFDKDSGERIDNKGIKGVRVTGIASADITKYKESLKKDGREGLHLEEALILASKIASCKGIVAELCWSDDPSYVIGYVGTKDNYERIPILKDEGKAVGGRIFFVDRNQLNYEYTLDDLINYLEKQMVLIE
- the dnaJ gene encoding molecular chaperone DnaJ encodes the protein MAEKRDYYEVLGVDKTADEKEIKKAYRKLARKYHPDVVNEDKKEEATEKFKEISEAYAVLSDDEKRQRYDQFGHAGMEGFSNEDIFRNVNFEDIFQGFGGGGIEDIFDLFGFGTGRSRSRRSGPRRGSDIYTEIQITLEEAANGAEKEVTIRHDVFCPTCNGSKAEPGSEVETCPACGGTGQRKQIRQSLFGQVMNIVQCGECNGTGKIIKEPCHNCKGRGTVKESKTLNIKIPAGVENGNRLRVSGEGNVGDVGGGAGDLYVEIYIKRHEYFERDGANLYYEKQISFVQASLGDTVDIPTINGEVELKIPPGTQSETTFRLREQGMPHMRRGGKGNLYVNIIVVVPQKLSKEQKKLLVKFGEISGDEIKVYKKGLFDKVKDAINNP